One Streptomyces sp. CNQ-509 DNA window includes the following coding sequences:
- the cobO gene encoding cob(I)yrinic acid a,c-diamide adenosyltransferase — MPQGRPDAVPDDGLTTRQRRHRPLVVVHTGPGKGKSTAAFGLALRAWNQGWPIGVFQFVKSAKWRVGEERALRVLGASGEGGTVAWHKMGEGWSWIQRPVRPGGDAEPDNEARAREGWEQVKRDLAAETYRLYVLDEFAYPMHWGWVDTAEVIAVLRDRPGSQHVVVTGRNAPAPLVEFADLVTEMGKVKHPMDAGQKGQRGIEW; from the coding sequence ATGCCGCAGGGACGGCCGGATGCCGTGCCGGACGACGGCCTGACGACGCGGCAGCGCCGCCACCGCCCCCTGGTCGTGGTGCACACGGGCCCGGGCAAGGGGAAGTCCACGGCCGCCTTCGGACTGGCGCTGCGGGCCTGGAACCAGGGGTGGCCGATCGGAGTGTTCCAGTTCGTCAAGTCCGCCAAGTGGCGCGTCGGCGAGGAGCGGGCGCTGCGGGTCCTCGGCGCGAGCGGCGAGGGCGGCACGGTGGCGTGGCACAAGATGGGCGAGGGCTGGTCGTGGATCCAGCGGCCGGTACGCCCCGGCGGAGACGCCGAGCCGGACAACGAGGCGCGGGCCCGGGAGGGCTGGGAGCAGGTCAAGCGGGACCTGGCGGCGGAGACGTACCGGCTGTACGTGCTCGACGAGTTCGCGTACCCGATGCACTGGGGGTGGGTGGACACCGCCGAGGTGATCGCGGTGCTGCGGGACCGGCCGGGCAGCCAGCACGTCGTCGTCACGGGCCGCAACGCGCCGGCGCCGCTGGTGGAGTTCGCCGATCTCGTCACGGAGATGGGCAAGGTCAAACACCCCATGGACGCGGGCCAGAAGGGCCAGCGGGGCATCGAATGGTGA
- a CDS encoding cobyrinate a,c-diamide synthase produces MIDIPRLVVAAPASGSGKTTVATGLMAAFAAAGLTVSPHKAGPDYIDPGYHALAVAGSPGGGRPGRNLDAHMCGPGLIAPLFAHGAAGADVAVVEGVMGLYDGASGAGESGSTAELAKLLRAPVVLVVDASGQSRSVAALVHGFASWDPEVRIGGVVLNKVASDRHESLLRESLDAAGVPVLGALRRDPELAAPSRHLGLIPAAERRPAAVAAVRALAARVRESCDVPELLRLARTAPLLPADPWSAADAVAAAGQQGGPGAGGDRAAGAAPGARGRSPRSAPRAAGAGDAEGPGAGPRFREGAGSGNSPRPAGRPVVAMAAGPAFTFSYAEHAELLAAAGADVVPFDPLHDEALPPRTRALVIGGGFPEVYGAELAANEPLRRDVARRAAGGAPVAAECAGLVYLARDLDGAPMCGVLDARARMTGLLTLGYRDAVAVADSALAAAGTRVRGHEFHRTALDPPAGETPAWGMTQPVRRVEGFVRGGVHASYLHVHWAAAPAMARRLVEGCETA; encoded by the coding sequence GTGATCGACATCCCCCGGCTCGTCGTCGCCGCGCCGGCCTCCGGCAGCGGCAAGACGACGGTCGCGACCGGCTTGATGGCGGCGTTCGCCGCCGCCGGCCTGACCGTCTCGCCCCACAAGGCGGGCCCCGACTACATCGACCCCGGCTACCACGCGCTCGCCGTCGCCGGCTCCCCGGGCGGCGGGCGGCCGGGCCGCAACCTGGACGCGCACATGTGCGGTCCCGGCCTGATCGCCCCGCTGTTCGCGCACGGCGCGGCGGGGGCGGACGTGGCCGTCGTGGAGGGCGTGATGGGCCTGTACGACGGCGCCTCCGGCGCCGGCGAGTCGGGCTCGACGGCGGAGCTGGCGAAGCTGCTGCGAGCGCCGGTGGTGCTGGTGGTCGACGCCTCGGGGCAGTCGCGGTCGGTGGCGGCGCTGGTGCACGGCTTCGCGTCCTGGGATCCGGAGGTACGGATCGGGGGCGTCGTCCTCAACAAGGTCGCCTCGGACCGCCACGAGTCGCTGCTCCGCGAGTCCCTGGACGCGGCGGGCGTCCCGGTCCTGGGCGCCCTGCGCCGCGACCCGGAACTGGCGGCACCGTCCCGGCACCTGGGCCTGATCCCGGCGGCGGAACGGCGCCCGGCGGCGGTGGCGGCGGTACGCGCACTGGCGGCGCGGGTACGCGAGTCGTGCGACGTACCGGAGCTGCTACGGCTGGCCCGCACGGCCCCGCTGCTCCCGGCGGACCCGTGGTCGGCGGCGGACGCGGTGGCGGCAGCGGGGCAGCAAGGAGGGCCCGGCGCAGGAGGCGACCGGGCGGCCGGAGCCGCGCCGGGGGCCCGGGGGCGGAGCCCCCGAAGCGCGCCGCGCGCCGCGGGCGCGGGCGATGCAGAGGGCCCGGGGGCCGGCCCCCGGTTTCGGGAAGGGGCGGGATCGGGGAACTCCCCCCGCCCCGCCGGACGGCCGGTGGTCGCCATGGCGGCCGGGCCCGCCTTCACCTTCTCGTACGCCGAACACGCCGAACTCCTCGCCGCCGCCGGCGCCGACGTCGTCCCCTTCGACCCCCTGCACGACGAGGCCCTGCCGCCCCGCACCCGCGCCCTCGTCATCGGCGGCGGCTTCCCCGAGGTGTACGGCGCCGAACTGGCCGCCAACGAGCCGCTCCGCCGCGACGTCGCCCGGCGCGCCGCCGGCGGCGCGCCGGTGGCCGCCGAGTGCGCTGGCCTGGTCTACCTCGCCCGCGACCTCGACGGCGCCCCCATGTGCGGCGTGCTGGACGCAAGGGCCCGTATGACCGGCCTCCTCACCCTCGGCTACCGCGACGCCGTCGCCGTCGCCGACAGCGCGCTCGCCGCCGCAGGCACCCGGGTACGCGGCCACGAGTTCCACCGCACCGCCCTCGACCCGCCCGCGGGCGAGACGCCCGCATGGGGGATGACGCAGCCGGTCCGGCGCGTCGAAGGATTCGTACGGGGCGGCGTCCACGCCTCGTACCTGCACGTGCACTGGGCCGCCGCCCCCGCCATGGCGCGCCGGCTCGTCGAAGGGTGTGAAACGGCATGA
- the cobI gene encoding precorrin-2 C(20)-methyltransferase translates to MSMRLVGVGVGPGDPELVTVKGAGALRTAAVVVVPVMEGGGTGRAEATVLHYVDEAKVVRVVFALNERSDAARREAAWDAAGARVAELLRAHRSVAFATLGDPNVYSTFTYLAATVTALLPGVRIESVPGITAMQDLAARGGAVLAEGTEPLTLVPVTAGTAVLKEALRGPGTVVAYKFGRLAGEVAGALSETGRMEGAVWGSSLGLAEESVRPATELGAEPLPYLSTLIAPARRAGRGEKL, encoded by the coding sequence ATGAGCATGCGACTCGTCGGCGTCGGGGTGGGCCCCGGCGACCCCGAGCTGGTCACGGTGAAGGGCGCGGGCGCGCTGCGGACGGCGGCGGTGGTCGTCGTCCCCGTGATGGAGGGCGGCGGCACGGGCCGCGCGGAGGCGACGGTCCTGCACTACGTCGACGAGGCGAAGGTCGTGCGCGTCGTCTTCGCGCTCAACGAGCGCAGCGACGCCGCGCGCCGCGAGGCGGCGTGGGACGCGGCGGGCGCCCGGGTCGCGGAACTGCTGCGCGCGCACCGCTCGGTGGCGTTCGCCACGCTCGGCGACCCCAACGTCTACTCCACGTTCACGTACCTCGCCGCGACCGTCACCGCGCTGCTCCCCGGCGTACGGATCGAGAGCGTACCGGGCATCACCGCGATGCAGGACCTCGCGGCCCGCGGCGGCGCGGTGCTCGCGGAGGGCACGGAGCCGCTGACGCTGGTGCCGGTGACGGCGGGCACGGCGGTGCTGAAGGAGGCGCTGCGGGGGCCGGGAACGGTCGTGGCGTACAAGTTCGGCCGGCTGGCGGGCGAGGTGGCGGGGGCGCTCTCGGAGACGGGCCGGATGGAGGGGGCGGTGTGGGGATCGTCGCTGGGTCTTGCGGAGGAGTCGGTGCGGCCGGCGACGGAGCTGGGGGCGGAACCGCTGCCGTATCTGTCGACGCTGATCGCGCCGGCGCGGCGGGCGG